A window of Chlorobium phaeobacteroides DSM 266 genomic DNA:
AGCATGGAAAGGCTGACGCTGAATCCCCACCATGCATCTCCGTAAGTCTCCCCGTAACAGATGACGTTTTTGAAATAGAGAGGAAATGCAAACGTCACCATCATCACGCTGAAGGAAGTGTTGGCAAAATCAAAAAGCAGCCAGGAAAACACTTTATATTTCTGCGTCACGATCCGTAAGGAATTATGGTCGTTCTGATGGTCCGGGTTTGCTTTCTACCCGACAACATGCTGAAAAAGGGATTCAAATAACCTGCGGCCATCTTCTGACCCAAGTAACTTCTCGCTGGCTCGCTCCGGATGAGGCATAAGACCAAGGACATTCCCCTCCCGGTTCACTAATCCGGCAATATTACAAACAGAACCATTCGGATTGGCTTCAGGACTTTCGTTACCATCCGTATCAGCGTAGGTAAAAACGATCTGATTATGTTCCTGAAGATTTTCAAGCAGTTCAGGAGGAGCAAAATAGTTCCCGTCGCCATGGGCAACAGGCATGGAAAGAACCTCTCCATGCCTGTATGCACTGGTGAACATGGTAGAACAGTTTACCGCTTTGATGGTTGTTTCGGCACAGATAAATTTTTTATCCCGGTTTTTTGAAAGCGCTCCTTCAAGCAGGCCACTTTCAAGCAACACCTGAAAACCGTTACAAATGCCAAGTACAGGACTCCCCTTTCGGGCAAATGCAATCACTTCCTGCATAATGGGAGAAAACCGGGCAATCGAACCGGCACGCAGATAATCGCCATAGGAAAATCCGCCTGGCAGAATAACGACATCGGATTCATGAAGGTCA
This region includes:
- the purQ gene encoding phosphoribosylformylglycinamidine synthase subunit PurQ, whose protein sequence is MADVRVGIVVFPGSNCDHDTEYAVASFSGVVPVMLWHNEHDLHESDVVILPGGFSYGDYLRAGSIARFSPIMQEVIAFARKGSPVLGICNGFQVLLESGLLEGALSKNRDKKFICAETTIKAVNCSTMFTSAYRHGEVLSMPVAHGDGNYFAPPELLENLQEHNQIVFTYADTDGNESPEANPNGSVCNIAGLVNREGNVLGLMPHPERASEKLLGSEDGRRLFESLFQHVVG